One Bdellovibrio bacteriovorus DNA window includes the following coding sequences:
- a CDS encoding MFS transporter yields the protein MKDSVWSPLKLNLYRSFWICAFLSNLGTWIQDVAAGWMMTHLNTSPLVIALLSFATNLPIVFLSIPAGYVADLGHRRGVLLTAQILMFCSATLLGYLVWQNQLTELSLLVLSLCMGVGYAMTNPAFQSVLTDLVPHHQQAQAVLVYYMGINITRVLGPTMGGGLLSAFGAQSAFLFNALSFLGLILFFLRWPIPEQVENKETARIVPEDWVPLFSLHNLKLWLEIFFVTFFASSLWALYPMRGRVELSLSSLQYGSLLAFFGLGACVSALMSDRVMAPEKTNQSLAGSYIVYAVGVFLLSTAPNYYLMCAAMFFGGTGWIVLATLMNMSSRQVTGKSHLKSTMLGVFMCVFYAGMTMGAVTWGALARFSSSSIALFVAAIGLGMIGLAKGLRSLRG from the coding sequence ATGAAAGACTCAGTCTGGTCCCCCTTAAAGTTAAATCTTTATCGATCCTTTTGGATCTGTGCTTTTTTATCGAACTTAGGAACGTGGATTCAAGACGTGGCGGCGGGTTGGATGATGACTCATCTGAATACTTCGCCTTTAGTCATCGCGCTTCTTAGTTTTGCCACCAATTTGCCGATTGTGTTTTTAAGTATCCCTGCGGGATATGTCGCCGATTTAGGGCATCGTCGGGGTGTTCTTTTGACGGCGCAGATTTTAATGTTTTGTTCGGCCACTCTATTAGGGTATTTGGTGTGGCAGAATCAGCTTACCGAATTAAGTCTTTTGGTTTTGTCGCTATGCATGGGGGTTGGCTACGCCATGACCAATCCCGCTTTTCAAAGTGTTTTGACGGATCTTGTTCCCCATCACCAACAAGCTCAGGCCGTGCTTGTGTATTACATGGGTATTAACATCACCCGTGTTTTGGGTCCCACGATGGGGGGAGGACTTTTAAGTGCTTTTGGGGCGCAGAGCGCTTTTCTCTTTAACGCCCTGTCTTTTTTAGGTTTGATTCTATTTTTCTTACGTTGGCCGATACCGGAACAAGTTGAAAATAAAGAAACCGCACGCATTGTGCCGGAAGATTGGGTGCCGTTATTCTCTTTGCACAATTTAAAACTGTGGCTTGAAATTTTCTTTGTCACTTTTTTTGCATCCTCGTTGTGGGCTCTTTACCCGATGCGCGGCCGGGTGGAGCTGTCGTTAAGCTCTTTGCAATACGGGTCTCTTTTAGCATTTTTCGGATTGGGTGCTTGTGTCAGTGCTTTGATGTCCGATCGAGTGATGGCGCCAGAAAAAACAAATCAGTCCTTGGCAGGTTCTTACATCGTGTATGCAGTGGGTGTTTTTTTACTTTCAACCGCTCCTAATTACTATCTCATGTGTGCAGCGATGTTCTTTGGTGGGACGGGATGGATTGTGCTAGCGACACTGATGAACATGAGCTCGCGCCAAGTCACGGGGAAGTCCCATTTAAAATCGACCATGCTCGGTGTTTTTATGTGCGTGTTTTACGCCGGCATGACCATGGGGGCCGTCACCTGGGGCGCGCTGGCGCGCTTTAGTTCGTCTTCGATCGCCCTTTTTGTTGCGGCCATCGGCCTTGGCATGATCGGTCTTGCCAAGGGGCTCAGATCTTTGCGAGGATGA
- the murJ gene encoding murein biosynthesis integral membrane protein MurJ: MKSHALLVGLGIFLSRIAGLVRERIFAHFFGNSDAGDAFKAALKIPNFLQNLFGEGVLSASFIPVYAQLLAKKHDEDAARVASVVGSLLFLTTSFLVIMGVFATPLMIDLIAPGFEGEKRQLTIQIVQILFPGTGFLVMSAWCLGILNSHRRFFLSYVAPVIWNVAIIATLIAWGPRQDQFNLAITVSWGLVAGSLLQFLIQLPSALRLAGKVRPSLNTKIKDVQIVIKNFIPGVVSRGVVQISAYIDNVLASLLPTGAVSALAYAQTLYLLPVSLFGMSVSVAELPAMSQATGSEEEVKGYLQTRLNRGLQQIAFFVIPSVVAFLVLGDFIVGAVFQTGEFQADSTRYVWIVLAGSAVGLLASTLGRLYSSTFYSLKDTRTPLKFAIVRVTLTTLLGILFAFYVPPMLGLDARWGTAGLTASSGLAGWIEFYFLRRSLNKKIGVTGLPVKFQGKVWLIAFLGAAAGFAVGHGLVPIHWHIIVKAVVALSVYGICYFALGLALQLPQAKDLLGKITRRLKV; this comes from the coding sequence GTGAAAAGTCATGCCTTGCTCGTGGGTCTAGGAATTTTCTTAAGCCGTATTGCGGGGCTTGTCCGTGAGCGCATCTTTGCTCATTTCTTTGGAAACTCGGACGCCGGTGATGCTTTTAAGGCCGCTTTAAAAATCCCTAATTTTTTGCAAAATCTTTTTGGTGAAGGTGTTTTGTCGGCAAGTTTCATCCCGGTGTACGCTCAGCTTTTAGCAAAAAAGCATGACGAAGATGCCGCGCGAGTGGCTTCGGTTGTCGGCAGTTTGTTGTTTTTGACCACAAGTTTTTTAGTCATCATGGGGGTGTTTGCCACACCTTTGATGATTGATTTGATTGCTCCCGGTTTTGAAGGGGAAAAAAGGCAACTGACAATTCAAATAGTGCAGATCCTTTTTCCAGGCACGGGCTTTCTTGTTATGTCCGCTTGGTGTTTGGGAATTTTAAATTCGCATCGCCGCTTTTTTCTTTCTTATGTGGCACCGGTTATTTGGAATGTCGCGATCATTGCCACTCTTATTGCTTGGGGACCTCGTCAAGATCAGTTCAATTTAGCGATCACGGTTTCTTGGGGCCTGGTGGCGGGAAGTCTTTTGCAGTTTTTAATTCAGTTGCCCTCGGCGTTGCGTTTGGCAGGCAAAGTGCGTCCATCGCTGAATACCAAAATCAAGGACGTGCAGATCGTCATTAAAAACTTTATTCCGGGTGTTGTGTCCCGCGGTGTGGTGCAGATCAGTGCTTATATCGATAACGTCTTAGCCAGCTTGCTGCCCACGGGGGCGGTTTCGGCTTTGGCTTATGCGCAGACCTTATATCTTTTGCCGGTCAGTCTTTTTGGGATGAGTGTTTCGGTGGCCGAGCTGCCCGCGATGTCGCAAGCCACAGGCTCAGAAGAAGAAGTGAAAGGGTATTTACAGACACGCCTTAATCGTGGGTTGCAGCAAATTGCTTTTTTTGTGATTCCCTCGGTGGTGGCATTTTTGGTTTTGGGTGACTTTATTGTGGGTGCGGTTTTTCAAACCGGTGAATTCCAAGCCGATAGCACGCGCTATGTTTGGATTGTGTTGGCGGGTTCCGCCGTGGGTTTGCTGGCGTCCACCTTAGGGCGTCTTTATTCTTCGACTTTTTATTCGCTTAAAGATACGCGCACACCGTTAAAATTTGCGATCGTACGCGTGACCTTAACAACACTTTTGGGAATCTTATTTGCGTTCTACGTTCCGCCGATGTTGGGATTAGATGCTCGTTGGGGAACGGCGGGCTTGACGGCGTCTTCGGGGCTTGCGGGTTGGATTGAGTTTTATTTTCTTCGTCGATCTTTAAATAAAAAAATCGGCGTCACCGGTTTGCCTGTCAAGTTTCAAGGCAAGGTGTGGCTGATTGCATTTTTGGGGGCGGCGGCGGGATTTGCCGTGGGGCATGGTCTAGTGCCCATCCACTGGCATATCATCGTGAAAGCCGTGGTCGCACTTTCTGTTTATGGAATCTGTTATTTTGCCTTAGGCCTTGCTTTGCAATTACCGCAAGCCAAAGATTTATTAGGTAAGATCACGCGAAGATTGAAGGTATGA
- the uvrC gene encoding excinuclease ABC subunit UvrC yields MASSKFEEVRDKVREFPTQSGVYIMKNLADKIIYIGKAKNLRNRVRSYFSDSNGHSPKTRLLVQNIMEVEYILTKTEVEAFLLEASLIKKHRPKYNIRLRDDKAYPYIRFSWGDEYPRLYLARKVKKDGSLYFGPYTSGFAVHGTIKFLNRTFKIRDCNDTMFNTRQRPCMTYQIGRCTAPCVSYISQEDYKLEVEGAKLFLKGQSRKVIKAMTEKMRLAAEEEKFEVAARLRDSIEAVKSIMQKQAVINDTSEKDQDAVGFFGDERGCLIETVHVRAGRVIGTRSHYLPHFDPNDINEDSREWLVDFLNQYYVDNFIPDEVLLPLDIGQDLSKLMGEVLHERSGNKVTVRFATDERGRNLVDMANENAKSHFVKYVSKSEEKRRGLEEIKERFGLADIPRRIECYDISTFQGAETVASQVVFEDGVPAKEHYRRYKIKTVTGIDDFASMYEVLSRRFKHTEYEDPQLVVIDGGKGQLSQAMKILKEIGRQDIPVVGLAKARTESDFQKAIVESTEERFFLPGRANPVIFKHNAEALYILSGIRDEAHRFAITYHRKLRENTSLESELDYVIGLGEKRKKTLLTHFKSVDEIKMAAPEEIAQLKGFNRVLAERILLQMNESDEDETVAEES; encoded by the coding sequence ATGGCCTCAAGTAAGTTCGAAGAGGTGCGCGACAAGGTTCGTGAGTTCCCCACGCAAAGTGGGGTGTACATCATGAAAAACTTAGCCGATAAGATTATCTATATCGGCAAAGCAAAAAACTTGCGCAACCGCGTTCGCAGTTACTTTTCAGATTCTAACGGACACTCGCCCAAAACTCGACTTCTGGTGCAAAACATCATGGAAGTCGAATACATCCTGACCAAAACCGAAGTGGAGGCCTTTCTTTTAGAGGCTTCGCTGATTAAAAAGCATCGCCCTAAATATAACATCCGCCTGCGGGATGATAAGGCTTATCCTTACATTCGTTTTTCTTGGGGGGATGAATACCCACGCTTGTATTTAGCTCGCAAAGTGAAAAAGGACGGGTCACTTTATTTTGGTCCTTATACGTCAGGCTTTGCGGTTCACGGGACGATTAAGTTTTTAAATAGAACTTTCAAAATTCGCGACTGCAACGATACGATGTTTAATACGCGCCAGCGTCCGTGCATGACTTATCAGATCGGGCGTTGCACGGCCCCGTGTGTCAGTTATATCTCGCAAGAAGACTATAAACTTGAGGTGGAAGGCGCAAAACTTTTCCTTAAAGGACAAAGTCGTAAAGTCATTAAAGCGATGACCGAAAAAATGCGCCTAGCTGCCGAAGAAGAAAAATTTGAAGTCGCCGCGCGCTTGCGCGATTCGATCGAGGCCGTGAAGTCTATTATGCAAAAACAGGCGGTCATCAACGACACCTCGGAAAAAGACCAAGATGCCGTTGGGTTTTTTGGCGATGAGCGGGGTTGCTTGATTGAAACTGTCCACGTGCGCGCGGGAAGGGTGATCGGGACCCGATCGCATTATTTGCCGCACTTTGATCCGAATGATATCAACGAAGACTCTCGAGAGTGGTTGGTGGATTTCTTAAATCAATATTACGTAGACAACTTCATCCCGGATGAAGTGTTATTGCCATTAGATATCGGACAAGATTTGTCAAAATTGATGGGTGAAGTTCTGCATGAACGCTCCGGCAACAAGGTGACCGTCCGATTCGCCACGGACGAACGCGGTCGTAACTTGGTCGATATGGCAAACGAAAACGCGAAATCGCATTTCGTGAAATATGTCTCTAAATCCGAAGAAAAACGCCGCGGCCTAGAAGAAATCAAAGAGCGCTTCGGTTTGGCGGACATTCCCCGCCGGATTGAGTGTTATGATATCTCCACGTTCCAAGGCGCTGAAACCGTTGCTTCGCAAGTGGTTTTTGAAGACGGCGTGCCCGCCAAAGAACACTATCGTCGTTATAAAATTAAAACCGTGACGGGAATTGATGACTTTGCCTCGATGTATGAGGTTCTAAGTCGAAGGTTTAAGCACACCGAATACGAAGATCCGCAGTTAGTGGTGATCGATGGTGGTAAGGGACAATTGTCCCAGGCCATGAAAATTTTAAAAGAAATCGGTCGTCAAGATATCCCAGTGGTCGGGTTAGCCAAAGCACGCACCGAAAGTGATTTCCAAAAAGCGATTGTGGAAAGCACGGAAGAAAGATTCTTCCTGCCGGGAAGGGCGAATCCGGTGATCTTTAAGCACAATGCCGAAGCATTATATATCTTAAGCGGCATTCGGGATGAGGCCCATCGTTTTGCCATCACTTATCACCGTAAACTGCGTGAAAATACCAGTTTAGAGAGTGAACTTGATTATGTGATAGGCTTAGGTGAAAAAAGAAAGAAAACTCTTTTGACTCACTTCAAGTCTGTTGATGAAATCAAGATGGCAGCACCTGAAGAAATTGCGCAATTAAAAGGCTTTAACCGAGTCTTGGCAGAACGCATCTTGCTGCAAATGAACGAAAGTGACGAAGACGAAACGGTTGCCGAAGAATCGTAA